The window tatatatgtattggtACTCCAATTTTATTTGCTATTTATTTGTAATATTATACTAAAAGTGGGAAGAATTTAGAGGTAAAGTTAGATTATCATTTTATCCCCATACTACATTAAaatcatattataaaatatttaattaattaaataattaaatagtaatCATATCATGTTAATATACTAatcctaaatatatatatattgaaaggGTAAGGAATTGAAAGGGTGCAGTGAATGTATACAATTGTATCATTTACTTACATCGTAGTTGCCTATTGATTTACTAAGTTAATTGtagtattaaattttaaattctctgATCATGTCGTTTCATGATTTGCTAGcaattactccctctatttcatattagttgagcCTAtggacttggcacacccattaagaaaaaatttattataaatttattttatcaaattaatcttattaattatgttttgaacatataaatttaagtttacatattttatttagtcattaaCCAAAAACAAATCTTTATCAACCACTGAtctatttaaaataaatgaaaaaatgcaGCAAAAACAACTCTATAGTGGTTTATCAAGAAAGACGAAAAAATATCTCATATCAAACATGCAAATCAAGTTCCAATTTGTCCAGATATTGACATTGTAATTCACAACAATAAGATCACCATTAAAATGGGTCCAATTcagtataaaaaaaaatcaaaatcaatatacaatataaatacaaaaatttaaaagttttctaGTCATTATCCAAAGTAAAACACGATTAAACATGCGGAATAGATAATATTAACTAAAAACACTCAGATTTTGATTAATTCAATAAAGAACAGTACAATTTTTGTCAAAATCAAAGAACCCCTACATAAAacgaaaacaaaaaaattatactaaaatgGATTTAAAACTGATTTGGtataaagaataattaataaaaataatataataaaataattatttcaataataattttttaaaaattgtatcAAGTTAAAAACTGACATAAAAAAGTGAACAGAGAAACGAGTACTATTTAATTAAAGATTCCACTGCCATCGATAGAGGTGATTCGGATCGGATCATAAtgttataaaaggaaaaaaatactccatgcattatttttatttggatttttattgacttgaaattactaaaaaaaatatttatcatgaatttattttattaaattaattttactgATTATACTTTTCGTGTTTAAATATGACTATTAAGTACTAATTTATGTAgctatttaataataaaaataatactagaataagtaataattttttcttaatttactaagatagacaaataaaaaaagaaaaattaatttttaaataaagttcaAATTAAATGAATGAAAACGAAAGGATGTTATTGCTCTAAACACTTGAGTCAATAAGTTTATAAAATATGTAGTGTATAGATTATATATGTTGGCTTTTTACTAAATACATATATATCGTaaatatattctacatatatataCGAAATATATACACATTAATTATGTATATTTCGATCATATTAATAAACTTGTTGATCGTATATATCCATAACTTTCTCCTAGAGCTGTCAATGTGGGTCGGCCCAGCCCTTCCGAGCTAGTCCacacgggctttgagtttgacaGATTAGGTCAGGCTGACTCATCAAAATGATGGGTCAAAAAATACCAAGCCTACACCATTACTCTATGGGCTGCGGGCCTCACGGGCcaacccactttttaaaaaataatgttttataatttaattttagagtattaataaacataaatattaccagacaATATTTCATAGtattaatacttgttaatcacgTCTCCAACATcccaaaaaatactcctaatagcgaaattaaataacgTTTGACATGATATTCtttgaaccaaataaaaatactaataaacaattTAAATAGTTGTAGGTATTTGACTTACGGGCAGGCCCACAGGCTCGCCCAACCCACATTGCTTCAGCCCCACGAGCCACGGGCTTATACGGGCTGTGCTAAAAAGCTTTATTCTTAAATGGACTGCAAATATTGAAgcccaactccatcaaattacaggTTGAATTGAACCGACTCAACGGGCCTGGCTATATTGACGGCTCTACTTCCTCTAAAACGAAAATGGAGACGCCTCGAGGGCGGAATGTACGTTCCAACACATTATTACATGATATAACATTAAACGAAGCCTCCCAACTTCGATGCATACTGCATTTTTTCATATAGAATACAGTACACctataatttaaaaatacatttttcatATAGAATATAGTACACctataatttaaaaatacatttttcatAGAGTGATTCAATGCTAAAATTTTGCCGGTGCCTCTTATCTGTCCTAGTAATTGCTGACTTGTTTATATTCCCATACTTGTGTTAAATTTCGTAACATGCATCATGCCAACTCATATAATATTACTCCTAAATCTGAAGGACCGAAAAAAGTTCCAAGgcaaaatttaatttgttattgaCCCTTCAAGTACTTAAAAGTGTTATCTAATCATCAAAGAACTTGaatgaaaatctttaaaaaaaaaagtaaagaataagaAGATTTAAATCTTAATTGCGTAATTTCCCCAAATTCACATATATTTTGATGAGCATAATTAATCTGTTGTTTGTGCTAGTAATATTTaacaacaaaaatgaaataagCAAATATTTGAATATCAATATTATTATACATCAATTGAAGACGGTCCGGTCCGAATTAGCTTTTGCACTTTGTGAAAAGGTTTAACTTTGTCTCTATTAAAAGTTTGGATTATTCCATTTTCTTGTTATACTCTATTATTTAACTCGAAATTGCCTTCAATTGTTATTCTATTATAATTCTAACTCGAAATGCCTTTAGTCAATATATAATAATTGGACAGTTAATAATCTATAGAAAAGTGAGAGCAAGTATTGGGGAATTTTTTGAGTGATTTGTTTATTCTTCATGTCATGATTTATACAAGATAGAATTGGTTTACATGAGAAGGAATAGAAACTATTGACTTACATGAAAAGAAATAGAAACTTCCTACGGTCTATGTGTAGCTTCCTATAATCTATGTACAACTGTCTATTCTTGTAAGAAACTAACAACTAACAATTAACTTATATTCTATCCCAGAAACATATACAAGACAGTTACAAAATTCTCTCTCCATCCTCGATATTTGTAGCAGCAGTATCACCATTATTGTCAACACCCCCCGTCAAGTTGGAGGGTGTAGAAGACAGCCCCAACTTAGGAAGTACAGAGAAATGAGAAGGTCCCGATAATGGTTTAGTAAAACTATCTGCTAGTTGAAAAGAAAGCGGCACAAAATTTAGGGAAATGAGACCGAAGAGAAATTGTTGCCTGACAAAGTGGCCATCAATTTCAACATGTTTTGTGCGCTTGTGAAAGACCGAATTTTTAGCGATATGGAGGGTGGCTTTACTGTCCGAGTGAACTGGTATAGGCAGCTCAGGTATGAGAGAAAGATCTTGAAGGAGACGATGAAGCCAAGTGAGCTCGGAGACCAATCTACGCATGAAACGGTATTCTGCTTTAGCAGAGGAAAGGGAAATAGAGACTTGCTTTTTAGATTTCCAAGAAATTGGTGATCCGCCTAAACTGATAAAGAATCCGCTGATTAAACGTCGGAAGTCAACACACGATGCCCAATCGGCATCACAAAAAGCGAGTAGAGAAAAAGAGGGAGAGGACGACTTGATCAAACCTTGACCAAGGTCAAGGAGTAAATAACGAAGAACCCGTAGAGCAGCATTGTAGTGAGGTGTGCAAGGAGAGTGCATGAATTGAGAGAGATGTTGAACGACAAAGAAAATATCTAGCCGTGTGTGGGTGAGATAGTTAAGATGACCAATTATCCTCCGATGGATGGTGGGGTTGAGTAAGAGATTCCTTGAATCAACACTTAATTTGAAAGAAGGGTCCAAATAAGATGAAATCGGAGACAAATGGTCACATTTGAATTCGGAGAGAAGGTCAAGGGTGAACCTGCGTTGGAAAATGATCAAACcttaaaattcatgaaggatttcCATACCCAAGAAGTAATACAAGTTacccaaatttttaattttgaattttgtgttaaggAATAGCTTGAGACTGTGTAACTCTGCAACATCGTTCCCTATGACCAATATGTCATCTACATACACAGTGAGGATAGAGATCAGATTaccattatttttaaaaaacaatgaGTAATCATTTAAAGAAAAGGTGTAGCCTTTAAATTGTAGTGCTGCAGCCAATCTAGCATACCACTACCTTGAGGCTTGCCTCAGGCCATATAGTGACTTCCGTAGTTTGCAAACATGATTAAGACTGAGAGGGGACATGCCTGGGGGAAATTGCATATAAACTTCTTCTTGCAAATCCCCATGCAAGAAAGAATTATTAATATCAAGCTGATTTGAATCCTAGTTCTTCTTAAATGCTACTACCAAGAAGCATCTAATGGTGGTCATCTTAACCATTGGTGAGTATGTTTCATTAAAATCAATCCCTTCTCTTTAAATATTACCGCGAACCACTAGTCTACCTTTCAATCTCTCAATGGAACCATCTGACCTATGCTTGACTTTATAGACCCATTTACGTGGCAAGGCATTCTTATCAATCAGTAATTCAATGACATCCCCAGTTTGGTTGGACTCAAGGGCCTCAAACTCAGCTTTCATAGCTTTCTGCTATCCAGGATACATGATGGCTTGGTAAAGTTTTGGGGTTCTAAAATGCAAAAGAGAGAGAGTTTAAGAGATACTGATTAGGGATAGATAAAgtagtaaaagaaagaaaaagtaggatTAGAAGAAGTGGTATAACAGGTTGAGGTAACATCAGCCAATTAAACAGAATTGCAAATATAGTCATTAAGATAGCTTGGTACCTTGTGTTGCCTTTCTGATCTTCTGGTTGGCTTAGCAGGAACAAGAGTAAAAGATTCGGAACTAGAAGGTACATCATTTTAAGAAGAAGTGGGTGGACTAGGATCAGGAGGTTGTTAATCAAGAGTAGGTGAAGCTATCTCAGGTTGTGTGGAGTGTGGTGAAAAAGTAGTAGATGGCAAGTCATCAGTTGCAGATGAACGAGTGGTTGGGAAAATAGATGGTGTGGAATGTGAGAGGAATGGAAACACGTTTTATTGGAATCTCATATTCCTGGAAACAAACACAGCCCTGATTTTCAAATCTAATAATTTGTACCCTTTCTTATATGATAGATAGCCTATAAAAGCACAAAGGATAACTATAGGGCCAAATTTAGCTCTATTATGTGCAAGGGTAGAAGCAAAACATAGGCAACCAAATCTCTTAAGGTGATCATATTTAGGTGTTTTTCTAATAAATAGCTCAAAAGGTGTTTTTTTACGATGAATAAATGAGGAAAATCCATTAATTAGATAGGTAGCAGTAAGAAGACATTCCCCCCAATAATATATGGAAAGATTTGACTGATGTAGTAGAGCTCTATAAGTCTCTATGAGGTGTCTATGCTTCCTCTTAATAACtctattttttttagagaaaGCAGTGTAAGAAGTCTGATGTATTATACCAGCAGTGGTAAAAAATTCAACCAGAAGAGAACTACCTCCAAGCTCTAAAGTATTGTCAGACCTTACAATTTTGACCTTAGCATTGTATTGTCTTTCAATCAGAGCTATGAAAGGTTTGAAAACAGAGAAAGCATTACTTTTAGTAGTTAAAAGATATGTCCAAGTCATTCtactaaaatcatccatatggtGAGGaagtatttatagccatcatGAGTGAGTGATTTGTAAGGTCCCCAAGTGTCCAAGTGTAGCAAATCGAACAAAGCTAAACTTTTAATAGAATTATAGGGAAGAGGTAGCTTAGATTTTCTAGCCGAAGGACACACATCACAAGAGCAATTTTCAttgattaaagaagaaataaaaattaatttattcattACATAGAAAGGTAGATGTCCCAATCTATTATGCCATAATGCCACCAGAGAATGGGACTTTACAGGTCCAAAAGTACTTCTAGAAACAGAGTTGGAAATACTAGAATTAGGATCTAATTGAGACTTGAAGAAAAAACGTGATTGAGAACTAGTTGTATAAAGCATGTAGACTCCTGTTCTTGCTTCACCAAGTACTAGAGGGATCTTTATTGAAAGACCTTGCATAACACAATATGTGGGGGTAAATGTAACATGACAAAGCAACTGTCTGCAAAATTTTTTGTACAGAGATAAGATTAATTTTGAATGAAGGAATAAGAAGTATATTATGTAGAACAAGGTCAGGAAATAGACTAACAGATCCAATATATGTGGCTTGTACCCTGAAAGAGTTAGGAAAATTGACAAAAATTAGTGAAGATAAAAGAGTGAGATAGGTGAAAAATGTAGGATCAAAGGACATATGTTGCGAAGCCCCAGAATCAATGATCCAATGTGAAGAATTATCATAGGTTGAATAAGCTATAGGGTTATGAAAGATATTACCATCACACTGGAGGACATTAGTATGGATAGTTGAATCTAAGATCCTTGTGTCACTGACCTGTACATTTTGAAGAAGCTTGACAAGTTGGATGAATTGATCTTGAGAGATAGAAGAAACCTGAGAAGGGTTATCTGAAATGGGGACAAATTCAGGGATCATCACAACATTCCCTTTTAATGTCCCATGTGTCCTTGAATCTTTTGTGAACCTAAAATTTGCTGGGAATCCTATGATTCTGTAGCATTTTTCTATGGTATGTCCTGTCTTATTGTAATAGGAACACAccaaattctttcttttctttgagtcAATAGATTGGGTAGATTTAGGATAAGAGAACCTTGTGCTAGGATGAAGACTGACTTATTGAGTAACCAAGTAAGAAGAGGGTTCTCCTGAAAAAGATGGATTCTTGTAAGCTTCCCTCTATTTTTCATCTTGAAGAATTAAAGAATAAGCAAGATTAAAACTAAAAAGAGGGTTCATGATAAGAATGTTACATCTTATGGGTGAATAAGCATCATTCAACTCGATAAGGAAATGAATCAACCTCTCATCTTGTTGAGATTTCAACATCTTCTCCTTTCCTTCACAGGTACACGTGCAGGAGAAGGTAACCTTGTTATACGAGGTGTCAATCTCATCCCAAAGCATTTTGAACCTAGTGAAATAACCTGCAATATCTGAGGTCCCttgagttaaattgttgatttatttttgcaGGTGATAGAGTTGAGCTCCATTAGTTTATCTAAATCTATCCTCAAGATCCTTCCATAAGGCTCGATCTAAACTGGAATATAATACACTTCCAATAATATTTTTGGACAAAGCGTTCAGTAGCCAAGAGGTTACCATATCATTACAGCTATTCCAAAGGTTGAAATCAGGAGAAAGAGATGAAGGAACCTGAGAAGATCCATCAATATAGCATAGTTTATTCTTAGCAGAAAGAGCAATGAGCATGGATCTTCTCCAAGCTCTATAACCAGTCTCATCAAAAAGAGTTTGAGTGAGTAACAACCCTAGAGAATCAGAAGGATGCAAAAAGAAGGAGTTGCTCTGATCCAGAGCAGAGGAAACTGGAGCAGGAGGTGAAGCTTGAGTAGTTATCACTAGGATCTTCCGTGAttgagaagagagagagaaaaaattggACTCAAAAGATTAACCTGTCTCTAATACCATGTAGAAAAGTGGAGAGAAGTATTGAGGAATTTCCTGAGTGATTTGTTTATTCTTCATGTCATGATTTATGCAAGATAGAATTGGATTACATGAGAAGAAATAGAAACTACTGGCTTACATGAGAAAAAATAGAAACTATTGGCTTACatgagaagaaataaaaacttcctACGGTCTATGTGTAGTTTCCTACCGTATATGTACAACTGTCTATTCTTGTAACAAACTAACAACTAACAATTAACTTATATTCTATCCCAAAACTATATACAAGAATGTTACAAAATTCTCTCTTCATCCTCAATATTTGAAGCAACAGTATCACCATTATTGTCAACATAATCAACCTCCTTGAAATATTTGCTCTATACCAAATAATTCTCTCTCGTTAAGTCATTTTCCTTCTTAATTTCTTACTTTTCAAGGCTAATTAACTTCAGACATTAACTAAAGCAAAAATTGCTTAACTACACATTAATTTGCATGTCAATAatgtcttgtttttctttttcctttcgaAATGCCAATAATGTCACAGTATATAATATACATTGTTATTGACTAAAAGTAAATTCTCAAAATTATAACATTGAGAACCAAAATTCTAACATAATGCAAAATTAGACCTTTCCGCAAAATATAAGGGCAAATTTGGACCATTATTATCATTTATAACATTGAATCACAATAtattaattggacaataatgaaCCTTCATAGATACACCAAATAAATATCTCTCGTCAAGTCATTTCCCCCCTTTCTTCCTTTTCAAGACTAATTAACTTCGAACATAAAATCAAGCATTAATTTGCATGTCAATACTTCCTCCCTCCGTCCATCTTTGCTtatctaatatattaaaatagatattcaaCAATATTTATTAggtaaaaataatagataatttaccattttgtgtccattttatcttgttattaaattattattcgtTACTCAAACAATAAATTTATTACTCTATATATTCAAATAGTGCTATAATAAATTTATCCCTATtaagtattatttattatttattaaggtGTGCGACGGAGAATATAATATCTTCCTTTTTTTCCATTTCAATGTGCCAATAATGTCACTAGTACGTTAATTATTAAGTGTCGGCTACGTACTTTCACGTACCCTTCTTCCCATACTACACATGCTTCAATAATTTAAAGAAAGTCTCAACGAACCATCCTTTACAAAATATCCTAGTCaactaaaaaattgtcaaaatctTGACCGTTCGATCACTAATCACCCTTGATCTTCTAACACGTGtcctttcatatatatatatatatatatatatatatatatttatttatttattttttcaactaaccaacttatatatatatagagagagagcaACTACTTTAACAATCTCATACACAAAACCTACTAAAAAAGTTCCCACATAAGTCCATATACacactttcttttcctttttgttcATATATACTTATCTTGTATAGTTCCTTAgatttgatatttcttttttctttttgtttgttttacttCAATGATCAACGACAAATCTAACGAATTCATTCGTCGGATTTTGAATTTTCCGGCTATACGTCCTAGTGAAACAATATGTTTTTCTAGCCTTGTTACATCTCTGATCCAACTAGGCCAAAAAATATGTGAATACAAGTCGAGAACATTCTTTACTAATAATAAGAATTGTCGAAACTCGATACGTTTGATTGAGGATATTCTCGTCGTTGTCAAAGAAATTCCAAATGGGGTTTCAAGATTTGCAAATTCCAGCATTTTGAGTAGCTTATCAGAGATCCATTTTATCTTCCAGAAGTATCAGTTCTTGTTGGAAGATTGTAGCAGAGAAGATGCCAGGATATGGATGTTAGCCAAGTCCGAGGATGTCTCTTGCCAGATTCAGATGCTGGCAAGAGCTGTTGCTGTGGCACTTGATGTTCTGCCTTTGGAGGAAATGGATGTTTCTGTGGAAGTTAAAGAAGTGGTGGAGTTTGTGAGAAATCAAGCTGTTAAATTGAAGTTTGAAGTAGAAATGGATGATAGGAGAGTGCAAATGAATGTTTTGAAGATTTTGGATCAACTTGAAGATGGAATTATTCCAGAATCAAGTgatttgaaaagggttcttgattATTTAGGGATTAAATGTTGGAGCGCGTGCAATAAAGAAGTTAAGTTCTTGGATAATGAGATTTTCTCAGAGGGAAATACAGATATGGGGCTTCTCAGTAGCTTAATGGGGTTCATGATTTACTGCAGGGGAACTCTGTTTGAAGTATTGGATAATGTATCAAGTACGCAAATCAATGGAGGCAGCAGTAATGCAGATCAAGTCATCaggttcttgaatcttgatgattTTAGGTGTCCAATTACGCTGGAAATCATGAGTGATCCTGTGACAATAGCCTCAGGTCACACATATGATCGGTCTTCGATCCTCAAATGGTTCAGATCTGGAAACTCCACTTGTCCAAAGACTGGTGAGAGGTTAACAAGCATTGATTTGGTTCCTAATTTGGCTTTGAAGTTCTTGATCAAACAGTATTGCTATGTGAATGGCATTCCGTTTGTGGAAACTGGCAGGCGAAATCGCGATACTGTAAAATCTGTTGCTACAGGTAGTGTGGCTAATGAGCAGGCTATGAAGTTGCTTGCAAGTTTTCTAGTTGGCAGACTAGTTGCTGGAACAATGGAACAGCAAAATAATGCTGTTTTCGAAATTCATTTGCTCACCAAAACAAGCATTTTTAACAGGTCTTGTTTGGTGGAAGCTGGTGCAATCTCACCTCTCCTGAATCTTGTTACTTCAAGGGATTCCTCTTGTCAAGAGAATGCAATGGCTACTCTACTGAACCTCTCGAAAAACTCTAACAGCAAAAGCATAATTGTTGGAAATGGAGGTTTGTTCGCGATACTTGATGTTTTGA of the Capsicum annuum cultivar UCD-10X-F1 chromosome 11, UCD10Xv1.1, whole genome shotgun sequence genome contains:
- the LOC107848516 gene encoding U-box domain-containing protein 18 codes for the protein MINDKSNEFIRRILNFPAIRPSETICFSSLVTSLIQLGQKICEYKSRTFFTNNKNCRNSIRLIEDILVVVKEIPNGVSRFANSSILSSLSEIHFIFQKYQFLLEDCSREDARIWMLAKSEDVSCQIQMLARAVAVALDVLPLEEMDVSVEVKEVVEFVRNQAVKLKFEVEMDDRRVQMNVLKILDQLEDGIIPESSDLKRVLDYLGIKCWSACNKEVKFLDNEIFSEGNTDMGLLSSLMGFMIYCRGTLFEVLDNVSSTQINGGSSNADQVIRFLNLDDFRCPITLEIMSDPVTIASGHTYDRSSILKWFRSGNSTCPKTGERLTSIDLVPNLALKFLIKQYCYVNGIPFVETGRRNRDTVKSVATGSVANEQAMKLLASFLVGRLVAGTMEQQNNAVFEIHLLTKTSIFNRSCLVEAGAISPLLNLVTSRDSSCQENAMATLLNLSKNSNSKSIIVGNGGLFAILDVLKGGLKMEARQHAAGTLFYLTSVEEYRKMIGENPEIIPSLLELLRNGTDWGKKNALVTIFGLLRRPENHWRVIAAGLVLLVVNLLKSFKREDLITDSLAVLSTLSERLDGAMAVLYAGALPIIVNVLSSCNSRAAKEYCVSLLLALCINGGADVVPVLVKNSSLMGPLYSLLAEGNSKASKKASTLIRILHEYNEKTYSGLVSPVFIEDQFINVW